From the genome of Pueribacillus theae:
GTCATAAATAACGACCATACTTGGAAAGGGGGCTGAATTTTTTGCTCCTCCGAATTTCAGCCTTCCTTTGATAAATCGAATGGCTGCATTTCCGTAAATATAGTCGTGAAACCAACGGGTATCTGTTCTAGCTGGAAGAAGGCATACGACTGTCGTACCTTTAAGGGATTCTTCGTAAGCTTTCCTTACCCAGTCTTTGATTTCTCTCCCGTATGGGGGATTCATAAAAACGGTTTCCCCACTCCAATCTTGCAAAAGTCCGTTGTCCTCTTTGGTAAAGTATTTGTCGCATTTTGCGTTCGTATGGCTGGCGCACGGGTCTAGGGTGAAGTTAAATTCTTTATCCAGTTCGTCAAAAAAGTCTTGTGGAGTTTCCCAGTCAGATGATCGGCTTGAGAAATGAACCGCCAGTTTACTCATGTTGCTTCACCAACGCTTTTACGGATTCTGGGAAGTGTGGTTCGACTAATTCATAGACCCCTTTGGCGTATTGAGTAATTTCGTTCTGTGCGTCAGATGCTAAACGCTCGTTTAGGAAGTGGCAAATGCTCTGTAGTGATGCTGTCCACCTCCAGCGAACATACAGACTGTAGGCAGGGAGGAAAAGGCGTGCTTGCTCTGCGCATATACCTTGTTCAATGGCAAAGTTATATAATGCTTCTCCCTTTCTAATGTGATTTTCCATTTCGTTCATAAGCATGTTTCCAATTAACGGGTCAACGGGTTTTCCTGATCCTTGTTTGGAGTTTTCTGGAGCAGAACGCCACTCCTCTTTTCCAGGAACATAGAATGTCGGTTCTTCAGTAATATACCTTCTGCTCGATTCGTTCCATCCGTCCATAGCGTGATCGCTTCCGACGATATATTTAAACCATTGCCTAGCTACCATCAGGGGCGCGTATATTTCAAAAGAAGCGAAGGCGTGGCGAAAGGGGCTGGTATGCCCTTCCCTAGCCAAAAATTGAATGAGACGCTTATCTCTGTCGTCTATCCTTCCGCTTTCTTTGTCGAAAGAAACTCTTGCAGCATTGACTACGCTCAAATCAGATCCCATTGGCTCAATCAAACGGACATACCCTTTATCTAAAACCGTTATTTTATTGGACATACTCCACCTTCACACTCCCCTATAACATCTTCTTCGCTTTCCTGGTCGGCAAGAATTGTTCCGTTCATAACTTCCCAAGGCTTGGCGGTTATTTTGGAAGCCATTTCCTTATACTCTTCTTCCGAAATCTCCTCATATGGCATTTGCGGATAGGTTTCTGTTGCATGAGGAAGCAGGCTTGTTGATTTAAGGACAGTTGAGTACCTGTTTAAAACGTCTGCAATTTCTTCTACAATTTGTTTCTCTTCACGAGGATTCGGCTCCAGAACTGGGTAGCCAAATTTATCTTGAAGCTGCGTTCCGTCTGAAAAGTATACAGGCTTAGGCAATGCTTTCTTGAATGATAATGTCGCACTTACAGCGTTGTCGCTCCAAAATGTTTGCAGTAGTGCTTGAATAGCTGCCTGCTCATGCAAAGGCACGTCTCCAGCAGATTGAAATTTCTCATGTTCCGCGATCGGGGCTTTGACTGGGAAGGAAAATACGACTGTGTTTTCGTCATAAACAGGGTTTCCTTTTTCATCAAAACCTTTAATTGCTTGTTCTTTTGGATAGCCGCATTCTTCAAGAACAGGTACTAAAGGAGCGTTTGCGGCAAAGCGAACTCGTCTCACCATGTATTTTGACCAATGGAAGTGCTGCCCTGGGCTTACTCCCATAAGGATTGATACTGTTCCAGAAGGCTTTACGGTTGTAAGTTTGATAGATTCATTCGCCCCTAGATCTTTCGCTTGAGCGATATTGGATTCTTTGACGTGGTTGTAAAGAGCGTCCAGGCTCTTCGTAACTTCTTTGTTAAAAATTGGATCGCCGTTGTCGTTAAAGCCTAAGATCGCACGGTCTCCAAACTTCATGAGTACCCAGTCTGTAATGCCTGTAATGCCGATTCCTAAGCGTCTATGACGTTCCACAATCTCTCTTGTTACTTCCCATTCGTAAGGACGGAAAGTCACACGGTATGCGTACCTTGCAGCCATATACGCTGCTTCTTCATACAAGAAGTCCGTTTCCACTCCAGCTTCAATGAGTTCATGGATTCTAGGAAGATTGATTTCAAACAAGTTACAAGGACTTCCATTCGGCAGTGTGACCTCTCCGCAAGGATTGAAGCCTTCTACTTCTTCATCAACCCCTTCCTGCTTGCCGTCTGCGATTCTTCCGTAATCCTTGGCGAGAGCAACGTTTACAACGCCAGGCTCCCCATTGTAGTAAATATTTTCAGCTATTTTCTTAAACTGAATTGACGTGGTATTAAATGAAATATCAACGCTGTTGTTGCTTGCCCATCGCCACTGGGAAGCAGCTTGATTCTCTTCCAGTTCATAGTTCTTTGATTGGATAAATTGTTGGTCGTCTTGGTCTCCGATAAGAATTAAGGCGGTTCTTCTTACGTTCCCAGCTACGACACAAGTGCCGATAAGCTGAATAATGTCCCCCCATTCTGTCGGGGTTAATTTTCTTCCGACTCTTCTATTGAGTATGCGGTTAACTTTCGTTAACATTTCAACAAGTGGTGCTGGGCCAGAAGCTGTTCCGCCAAAGCCTCTAATCGGGGCTCCTTTTGGGCGTACTTTGGAAACGTCAATGGCTAGTGAATCCTTACCTTCAAAATGTGCGTCAATAACAATACGTAAAGCGTTTGCCCATCCTTCGCGTGAATCAGGTACGACAAACGAACTCTCTAAGTCACGCACTTGTTTTCCGGTAAGGTCTAACGTCTTCTTATGAACGCCGCATTTTAAAGCCAGCAACTCTTCTACATCTTCGTGATGGGCATTTACATAAAATTTAAGTTCAGTTGAGTTTTTGACCTCTGGCATTAATCCGGTATTCTTGATTTGTATATTATCGCCCACGCCTCCGCCTTTCATTGCTTGATCAAACGTGAAAACGGCTGGAAAACTAGGCAGCGGTTTATTTGATTTCACTCCCAGGGGATTTACTTTCCCGTATGCTTGAGGGCGCATCGAGATAAACCAGCAGTTATTTTCTGCGTCTCCTACCCGATTGGCGTACTCTGTGCCGGACATCCACATTCCTCTTCCTGGAGGAAGGATAACGAGATTAAAAGCCATGTGGTAAAAGCGTTCCATTTCTTGCCGAAGCTGTCTTTTCTTTGAAAATGTAAATTTGCCAAGCTTGACAAGCCTTTGTGCTTCAATATTAAAGTTTCCTTCTGTAAAACGTCTTACGGTTTCCCACCAATCTTCGAGTGTGCCGTCCTGTTTTGTGCGTGCGTAAGTTCTTAAGTAAATGATATACCCTAGTCCATCAAACCCCCATTTCGGCTGCTTCCCTTTGTACTGTGACAAAAATTCATCAGATAATTTCATGTATTGCATGTTTAATCCTCCTAAGCGGTTTGCTTTTTATCTTGACCTCTCCAAGGTAAAGGTTCTGCCCATGAAGTAGAAGAATATTCAATGCCTACTTCAATAGGAAGCTTGAACGTTGGAAAGTAAGTCATCTGTTCTTTCAAGAGCGGGATAAGGTGCTGCTCCCCGTCCGCAATTTCAAAGATAAGTTCGTCATGTACCATGAGGACGATGCGGCTTTTGTATCCTTGAAGCAGCTTCTCGCATCTGTCAATTGCGGTTTTAATCATATCGGCTCCTGTGCCTTGGATAAGGTAGTTGGCAAGAGCGTATTCCCTGCCTTCTACTCCCCAGTACACTCTTCCGAATTTATTGATCACGTATCTGCCTGGCCTGCGTTGGGCAGTGTTTTGAACGGCTCTCATAAAGGCTTCGATTCTAGGATAGGTTAGAAAGAAGTTTCGGATATATTGCCTTGCTGTTTCAATGTCGATCTTTAGATTCTTTGAAAGGGTGCTGGCTCCGATGCCGTAGAAAATCCCAAACGTTGTCGCTTTTGCCATGCTTCTGATTTTTTGAAACTCAGGCGGCTGTTCGTCCTTTGGAACGCCGGGAAGGTAAACTTCTTTCGCTCTTGGATCGATGGACAATGCTGTCTTTGTGTGAAGATCTTCTTTATTTAAAATGGCTTGGATCAAGTTTTCGTCCCCGCTGTATTCAGCCATGATAATAACTTCCATCTGGGAATAGTCCATAAACACAAAACTATAGCCATTGGAGGGAATGAACGCTCTTCTAACATTCAGCTTTTCACCTAAGTTGTGGTTAGGAATATTTTGAAGGTTCGGGTCTGAACTTGAAAATCTTCCTGTTACGGGCCCGGCAACATTGAAGTTGGCGTGAATGGTTCCTCCCGTTCGTTTCGCTCTTTCGTAAATCGGTTTAAAGTAGGTTCCAACGATTTTTCCATGCTTGCGGTACTCGACAATTTTCGACGCTAATGGATCTTGGGCTGCAATTCCTTCTAATGTTTCCTCGTCTGTTGCTTTGATGGGCAATCCACGTTCATGAAAGATTCCAAGAATTTGTTTCGGTGAGTTCGTGTTAAGTTCTCTTCCAGCTATGGTGTGTATCTCTTGCTCCAGTTCTTTGAGTTTAAGCTCTCCGTACTCGATTCCTTCTTCTAGATAAGGCAAGTCAACAGACATTCCTCGCCTTTCCCAGTTGTAGACGTAGGAAATGGTTTGCATATCTCGCTCGTAAGCGTTCGTTAGATTATTGCTTTTAATAATGGGTCTAAATTTATTAAACAACGCTAGCGTGTGCCTTACGTCTCCAGTGGCGTATTTTTCCATAATTTCTAACGGAACGTCTTCATATGTGACGTTTAGGTCAACGGATTTTTCAATCTCTAACACTTCTGGAGGAAGAGGGATGTTTTCTTTTTTCCAGTTGTCATACGCTTTTCGTGTGTAGCCTGCTTTTCTCAATTCGGTTGTAAGCTGTTTACTTCTTCTTGTTTTCTCTTGTTTCATCCATTTTCTTAACGCTTTGTCGGCTTCTCCAGCTTTCTGGTCAATTAAATGTGTCGCAAGATCGTCAAGGGCGATAGATTCGTTACCGGATAAAAGAAGTCTCGCCATGACTTGGGAATCATGTACTTTTCCAGCTACTTTAATTCCTAGATTCTCTAAAAAGTGAGTGTCAAATTTAGCATTATGCAGGACTTTCTCGCTTGAAGGGTCTTCTATAATCTCAGCAACTTCCCGAGAAAATTGTACGGGGAAGGCATAGTTATCGCCCCATCCCCAGCCTACTTGAATGAGAAACGCTTCATGTGTGTCCCACTGTAGCCCTGTTGTCTCTGTGTCAATCGCCACATATTTGGGCTTATCTGTGTGGTACTTTTCTAAAACATCAAGAGCTTCTTTGGCAGTTAGAACGTAATTGCTCATTGATTAAATCACACTCCTCAGATGTTACGAGAAATTGTTCATGCCTTTCTCCATTCGGATAATAGTAAACGGCGTTTGGCTCACGTTTTTCAATGAGTTTGAACAGTTCTCTTTTCTCTGACGTATTTTCCGTAACGACAAACCATTTCAAACGTGCGCCTTTAAATACTTTCATTTCAACCCTCCTAGAAAGTTTGTGGAATGTTGCCTAGTCTAGGCTCCAATTCTTGGTAGAAAGCCTTCGTGAATTTGAAATGCCTAGCGTCATCTGTACGAACGTATCCTTTCGTGTAAAGCCAGCCTAAAACGTTCCTGTTTTCCAGTTTTCTTTCAAGACTGATGTCGTACATACCGCTAGTTAACATGTCTTTAAACAAACGGTCTTGTATAAGAAGTTGGTATACTTGGGCTTCTGCTACTTGCTCAATTGTTTTTTCTGTGTCAGGAGTTTCTTCTGCTTCTTCAATGATTCTGGCTTTCTGTCTCATTTGAATGGACTGTATATACTCGCCGTACTCCATCTTTCCGTATTGGTTTTCAAGGAACTGTTTCACAAATTGAACGTGTTCTGGGGTGATGAATAAGTTCTCCCCGTCCGCTGTTGAGTACGTTCTTGCAGCAGCGGCTGCGGAAAGTCTCATGATCCGTTCTGTCGTTCTCTCTCCGGAGTTAATAAGCTCAATATCGCTATCAGCGTGCCAATACGTTCTTCGTAATTGATCTGAAATAAGCCTGATTTCTTTTACAGCGTCTTTCGTGAATTTAATTTGATCTGGCCTTCTCGTCCAAGCCCATAAAATAAGAGATCGGCAAAGTTCTTTTGTGTAAACAGGATCTTCTTTATCGGCTGGAGGGAAAGTAAATTCAGGCTTGTCGTCGACTTGTAAAATGAGGACAGCAAAGTCTAGGCGGTCTTGCGATCCTCTATCTGGGAAAAGTTCGGGAACCATTTTAATCGGGAATTCTCCAGCGTCTCTTCCCATGTTGATTCGCTGTCCGTCTCTAGGGTTTGTGATCCAAACAAGCCTTACTCTTGCGTCTTTCTCGTATGTTCCAGCGGAAGATGAAGCTGTAATCGATCCACTGGAGCGTGATGTGTTGAGCCTTCCCATATCTTCAGCGTGAAGCTTGTTAAATTCATCAATGAATACGAGCCTTCTATCGTTCAAAGGCAAGAGTCCGTCCCTGAATATCCATTTGCCACCCATTTGTACGGTTGTAACGGTTAGTCCTCCAGGCGTTGCTGTAGCTGCGTCTTGGATTGCGCCTAAGTCGTAGTAACGCTGCATTTCCATTGCAAGCTGTGATTTTCCTTCTCCAGGATCGCCAATGACTAAAAGCTCTACCCATCCTTTGACGATACGGTTAGGTGCATTCGGGTTCGGGATTCCCAGGACGGAATGGTATACAAGGTCGTACGCGGTCACTAAGTCTTCACGTCCACGGATTCGGTATATGCTTTTATTTAACGATGAAGTGATTTCAGGAATTTTTTGAAACGGGTTCCCTTGAAATACTTTTAATCTCGCGTGAAGTTTTTCGGTCATTTTGAAGGTGTCCAAGTCATCTTGCAACGGAATCGCCTCCTCTGCAATAAACATAAGTTGGCCGTTGT
Proteins encoded in this window:
- a CDS encoding DNA polymerase, whose amino-acid sequence is MSNYVLTAKEALDVLEKYHTDKPKYVAIDTETTGLQWDTHEAFLIQVGWGWGDNYAFPVQFSREVAEIIEDPSSEKVLHNAKFDTHFLENLGIKVAGKVHDSQVMARLLLSGNESIALDDLATHLIDQKAGEADKALRKWMKQEKTRRSKQLTTELRKAGYTRKAYDNWKKENIPLPPEVLEIEKSVDLNVTYEDVPLEIMEKYATGDVRHTLALFNKFRPIIKSNNLTNAYERDMQTISYVYNWERRGMSVDLPYLEEGIEYGELKLKELEQEIHTIAGRELNTNSPKQILGIFHERGLPIKATDEETLEGIAAQDPLASKIVEYRKHGKIVGTYFKPIYERAKRTGGTIHANFNVAGPVTGRFSSSDPNLQNIPNHNLGEKLNVRRAFIPSNGYSFVFMDYSQMEVIIMAEYSGDENLIQAILNKEDLHTKTALSIDPRAKEVYLPGVPKDEQPPEFQKIRSMAKATTFGIFYGIGASTLSKNLKIDIETARQYIRNFFLTYPRIEAFMRAVQNTAQRRPGRYVINKFGRVYWGVEGREYALANYLIQGTGADMIKTAIDRCEKLLQGYKSRIVLMVHDELIFEIADGEQHLIPLLKEQMTYFPTFKLPIEVGIEYSSTSWAEPLPWRGQDKKQTA
- a CDS encoding DNA N-6-adenine-methyltransferase, producing the protein MAVHFSSRSSDWETPQDFFDELDKEFNFTLDPCASHTNAKCDKYFTKEDNGLLQDWSGETVFMNPPYGREIKDWVRKAYEESLKGTTVVCLLPARTDTRWFHDYIYGNAAIRFIKGRLKFGGAKNSAPFPSMVVIYDRGK
- the thyX gene encoding FAD-dependent thymidylate synthase: MSNKITVLDKGYVRLIEPMGSDLSVVNAARVSFDKESGRIDDRDKRLIQFLAREGHTSPFRHAFASFEIYAPLMVARQWFKYIVGSDHAMDGWNESSRRYITEEPTFYVPGKEEWRSAPENSKQGSGKPVDPLIGNMLMNEMENHIRKGEALYNFAIEQGICAEQARLFLPAYSLYVRWRWTASLQSICHFLNERLASDAQNEITQYAKGVYELVEPHFPESVKALVKQHE
- a CDS encoding toprim domain-containing protein produces the protein MYADDFKALFPDGEWENSGNDNYLINCPFHDHLESKTLAIDFNSGLWVCKNPECGASGKGVKQLEQRMYRQERIGAFEEQISIGRSKLQNDKEMLTFLQNERGLNAETAYRYSLAVSTEPVKDTLTGVVTYKKYLLIPIFDRTGNIVSGRKYLLPQYREDGDTKIKFTWPKSPITLYPVSSLNKGTIVITEGELDALLLNQLGIPAVTSTGGSSADFKPFASSFQGKTVYICYDSDNAGKTGAEKVAKTLINQPDTVVYNIDLQLEDGEDVTDYFIKYKKTKDDFLMLMKHAQKIETPTPPELPMSHIGTKHINKQYLVEARVLGESGISKFLWNHHSVLECKGYGLEACHDCPLNEAKKAVVIEPNDPLVMELIEQTPQKQRQFIGSMAHIPYITNTKRCNFWKFSDESKQEIAVPIFIESADENTPEAKRELAGYVTTEKAASSIKSGHKARFWLTPVQETRNNGQLMFIAEEAIPLQDDLDTFKMTEKLHARLKVFQGNPFQKIPEITSSLNKSIYRIRGREDLVTAYDLVYHSVLGIPNPNAPNRIVKGWVELLVIGDPGEGKSQLAMEMQRYYDLGAIQDAATATPGGLTVTTVQMGGKWIFRDGLLPLNDRRLVFIDEFNKLHAEDMGRLNTSRSSGSITASSSAGTYEKDARVRLVWITNPRDGQRINMGRDAGEFPIKMVPELFPDRGSQDRLDFAVLILQVDDKPEFTFPPADKEDPVYTKELCRSLILWAWTRRPDQIKFTKDAVKEIRLISDQLRRTYWHADSDIELINSGERTTERIMRLSAAAAARTYSTADGENLFITPEHVQFVKQFLENQYGKMEYGEYIQSIQMRQKARIIEEAEETPDTEKTIEQVAEAQVYQLLIQDRLFKDMLTSGMYDISLERKLENRNVLGWLYTKGYVRTDDARHFKFTKAFYQELEPRLGNIPQTF
- the nrdJ gene encoding ribonucleoside-triphosphate reductase, adenosylcobalamin-dependent, which encodes MQYMKLSDEFLSQYKGKQPKWGFDGLGYIIYLRTYARTKQDGTLEDWWETVRRFTEGNFNIEAQRLVKLGKFTFSKKRQLRQEMERFYHMAFNLVILPPGRGMWMSGTEYANRVGDAENNCWFISMRPQAYGKVNPLGVKSNKPLPSFPAVFTFDQAMKGGGVGDNIQIKNTGLMPEVKNSTELKFYVNAHHEDVEELLALKCGVHKKTLDLTGKQVRDLESSFVVPDSREGWANALRIVIDAHFEGKDSLAIDVSKVRPKGAPIRGFGGTASGPAPLVEMLTKVNRILNRRVGRKLTPTEWGDIIQLIGTCVVAGNVRRTALILIGDQDDQQFIQSKNYELEENQAASQWRWASNNSVDISFNTTSIQFKKIAENIYYNGEPGVVNVALAKDYGRIADGKQEGVDEEVEGFNPCGEVTLPNGSPCNLFEINLPRIHELIEAGVETDFLYEEAAYMAARYAYRVTFRPYEWEVTREIVERHRRLGIGITGITDWVLMKFGDRAILGFNDNGDPIFNKEVTKSLDALYNHVKESNIAQAKDLGANESIKLTTVKPSGTVSILMGVSPGQHFHWSKYMVRRVRFAANAPLVPVLEECGYPKEQAIKGFDEKGNPVYDENTVVFSFPVKAPIAEHEKFQSAGDVPLHEQAAIQALLQTFWSDNAVSATLSFKKALPKPVYFSDGTQLQDKFGYPVLEPNPREEKQIVEEIADVLNRYSTVLKSTSLLPHATETYPQMPYEEISEEEYKEMASKITAKPWEVMNGTILADQESEEDVIGECEGGVCPIK